In Gemmatimonas aurantiaca, the genomic stretch TGGGGGATGAATGATCCGCTTGGCGGTAATTCGATCGAAAGGCGATGTAGATGAGTAGACCAGGACACCCGAAAATCACCGTCGCCAGAAGCCACGCCGTGCGGTGGAGTCGGGACACATGGCGGGCGGTGGCGTCTTGCCACATCCAGCCAAGTGCTGCGAGAGTGAACACGGTCATGTCGATCCATACGAGCTGGATCAACCCGTCTTGCTGAAGAGTCGCCCAGGCATGAGCAAGCCCTTCGCGCAGAGAGGGGTGAGCGGCGAACCACCGGGTGATTGCAATGTTCTCCCAGACAAAAAAGGCTACGGCAGCCCCGAGCCAGAAGTTGCGGCGCATACGGAAAGTGTGAAGGAGGAGGAGGAGGATGGCAGCCCAGCGCCAAGTTATGCGCCAACCGATTCCGCGACGATATCACCGAGTGTAGGGCGCCCTGAGCCGGGTATCACGACAACGCCCACTCTGCAAGACGCCTGAAGATCCCCAGGAGCTCATCCCGAGGCTTCAACGATCGTTCGGTAGTTCGGACCGAGGGTCCTCTGGCGCTCCGTTCCATTCGGAGGCGAGCACCGCGTAGACCGTAACGTCCTCGAAACGGCCAAACCGGCGAAACGCGTCGCGGTGAACACCTTCCCGGCGCATCCCCAGTTTCTGCAGAACCCGCCCGGAGGCCACATTGCGCGTGAAATGACGTGCCTGTACGCGATGGAGCGCGACCGTGTCGAACGCGTATCCGACCAGTGCCTTGGCGGCTTCCGTCGCGAAGCCGTGTCCCCAGTTCATGACGCTCATCCAGTAGCCAATCTCACCGTGAGAGTGTGTCAGGGACATGTGAAGGTTGATGGCGCCGATCAGTTCATCCGGAGACGCGTGTGCGCAGACGGCGAGCGTGAGATTCTCGCGGCGTGCCCAGGCCGCGGCATGGTCGGCGATCCACAGCGAGCCACCTCCGATGGGATACGGATGCGGGATCATCAGCGTGGTATCCGCGACCTCGCGCATCCCTGCCAGACGCTCAACGCTCGGACCGTCGCTCAGGCGGAACGGTCGCAATAGCAGCCGTCGGGTTGTGAGATGAGGAATGTCCGTCATGGAATCAGAGAGCTCGGCAAGTCACGTAACGCTCGCGGTGCTCCGCAGCGGCTCATCAAAGGTTGCGGCGCACGAGCACAACGGGCAATGGGCCGCACTCCTTTGGCCACCACCGGCAACAACACGAAGTTGACGAATTCAGGGTCTTCGGAACGAACGCGATATCGCACACCTCTGGAGTGCATACAGAGCAGACTGCGCACTATGCGACTTTCTTCAGGGCGCCGGCTTGAACGATGGTCAGGGCGCAACCGACTCTTCATGCTGAAGAATGTTGATGAGCCTGCCGAGCGGATCTCTTGCATAGAACCGGCGGACACCCCACGGCTCACTGGCGGGACCGTATTCCACGGGAATCCCGTTTTTGTGAACACGACGCAATGCTTCATCGAGATCATCCACCTCAATGGACAGATCAGGCACCGGCGTGCCGGAGCCACCCTGGCTCGCGAAGCTGATCTGGACCGTCATCTGGGCGACGCCTGCATATGTGCGAATCCACCCATGATCCATAACAAGATCGAGGCCGAGAACGTTCCGGTAGAACTCGTCGACCGTGGACGGCTCGGATGCCGGAATGTTCGCGATGATCCTCTTGACCTGCATATGATCTCCAGAAGTGCTGACGATGTATCTGAATGCCGCGCCCTGCTGCGAGGCCCTCCTCCAATGCGGCAGGCAAACGCAGTGATACGCCAGCGACCGAGAGGCTGCCGAACGCGAAGCTTCGCCGCGGGAGCTTCATCGTAGTGCGGGCAGCGAACACAATGAGCCGGCCACTGGCAGCAGCAACCCGTTCTGCTAACGTGCTGTCAATCTAGGAAAGACGGCCACGAGGTACCGACGAGGGACTGCGACCGGGCCTGATATGGCGACCCTCAACAGCATCAGGCTCGTAGAGTACCTTCGGCGGCTCATTGGCATCGCCGACGTCCGAACGGATACCGTGTCCGATGTCCGTCTCCACTGGAATTCCTCGCGCGAGCCACAGGATCCCGATGGCGCTTCCTACAGCCTGTGCGATCACAGCGAGACGTCGAAGTTCGCTCGCGTCGGGGTGAGCGGAGTACAGCCAGTTCATCGCCTGACCGATCAGGCCAAGCAACAGTCCAGCTACCATTCCGCGCAGAAAAATGTGTCGGCGAGTCACCGACCCTCCCTCTGGGTTACTGGATCATTCTGTTCGGATATCGCTATTGGAATGCTCCACACGGAGCAGTGCGTTGAGGCGTATGCAGCTGAGACTGGCAAGAACTCTGGCGGCACGTCAAAGTGGGCTTTCGGGAACGTCAGAGCGAGGATGAACCGGTTCTGGGAAAGACTTCCTGCTGGTCCGGTGCCCCGTGAAACAACACGATACCCGTCGCCGTGACGCGTGCTCGCAGGTCATCGTAGCCATCGATGCCAAACAGGCCCTCTCCGTCGAGCGGCGTCATGAGAACTCCTTGCGGCCGCTTCGGCCGGTCCGCGCGAAAGAAACGCAACCCCGCGGGGGAGTTCTTCAGCACGATCGTACCGTAGGTGCCTGCCATGGCTTCGAGCTGCTCGGCACCTACCTGGACGGGATGGAGCCTCGCCTGGATCGCAACACGCGCCCAGCGATACTCAGCAAGCCGCTCCGCCGGCACGTTCGCGCCGGCCTGCAAGCGATCAAGCGCGTCCAATTCGGCCGCGTCCAAGGCGGCGGCGCCGGCGACGGGGATGTCGGGCTTCACGCCGACACCCTCCCAATTTGTGCCGCTGATGGGATGTACGGGACGATTGTACGACACGCTCAGCACGAACCTTGGCGCGATCGGAATTTTCTTGTTGTTGTTGGCTGCACCATAGGTCGTGCTCCCGACGATGATCGCCGTTTTCTCTTGCTGAGCACCGTAGGAGACGGCTTCGGCCGCGGATACAACGCCGCCATCGACCAGAAGGTAAAGCGGCTTGCCTTGCCAGCGCGGGTCGCGCTCGCGCGACTGTGGGAGTAAAGCTCGAACAGGATCGCGATCGGGTGGAAGAAACGTCTTGGAGAAGTAGTCCGCGGCGTCGCTGCTACCGCCACCATTGCCTCGCAGGTCGATAATTACGGCGTCTCCGTCCTTCAGAAAACGTCCCGCGTCGTCATACGCGACTTGCGTTGCACCGGGGATCCATTGGAAATGCTCCAATCGCAAGTAGCGAATGTTGCCCGGCAGTATTTCGAGTTTGGTGAGCCCGCTGTGATTGCGCGTCGCGATAGCCTCGCGGTAGGCATCCAAGCCATTTGAGCTCTCCGGCGGCGCGCTCAACGCGGCATACTGCTCAGGATCGTTCATGAGATAGAGGTGGCCGTCATGCGCCGCCGCGTCTAGATCCTCCGTGATCCGCTGCGCGAAGAGTGCCGCATCCGAGACGTCATACCGATGGCTACGTCTCGACTGTTCTAGCCGCGCGATGATCTTCGGACGGAGTTCAGGGAAGACGTAGATACTGTCGATGCTTCGCTCGATTGCCTGAAGCGCGGAGGCTCGCTCCTTCGCTCCGAGTTTCGGCGCAGGTGCTTGCGCGACAAGTCGGCCAATCGGGAGCAACATCAGAAGCACGCCAATGGATGCTGCATGGCGGATACGCGCGCGGAAGAACCAGGTCGTCATGTTTCAAGCGTTCCTTGATAGTATGTTGCGGCTTAACGCGCGAGTTCAGTTGCAAGTGGGTCAAATAGAAACGAATGCGGAGCATGCGCAATCCTTAAATCGCTTGTCAACTGTAACGGCCGTTATACCGCGGCGAGAGGAGCTCGTTCCGCAGGCTCGAAGAGACTGATCGGTTCGACGACAGGCGACGGGTGGTGCGTGGCTGCGAACTGCTGCACTGCGGCGATACCGGCATCGAACTCAAGCGGCAATATCGGTGAGGTCGTAGTCGGTCATTTTGCGCGGGATCGGATGGTACCGGTGTCGGGGTCGCGCGAGAAATAGATCCACACCGGGCGACCCACGAGCGCCTCGGTCGGGATGAACCCCCGATGGCGGCTGTCGAGGCTATTCGCCCGGTCATCCCCGAGAAGGAAGTACGCGCCGTCCGGGACCACCAACGGTCCCCATGTGCCGTACGTCGGGCGGTAGGCCGCCGGGTCGGCCCCACCAAGCAAGTGGCGGCGCTGCCACTCAAACTCCGGGGCGGTCAGGCTGCCGTCCCCCCTTGCGGCGTGCGGGTAGGGTTCGCGCGCCGGCACGCCATTCACGATGAGTTGGAAGTCCCGCATGAGGAAGTCGCCCGGCAGGATCGTCGGCGCCATTGCCTCACCGGGGAACCGGTAGGCCTCGAGGATGTGGCGCTTGATCAGAACGGCGAGGGCGCCCGCGAACAGCAGGACGAGGAGCGCGAAGCGGAGCGGGGCTGTCGGGGCCACGACCATCAGGGAGGCAAGCGCGGCGACCCACGCCTGAAGGACGATGAACACGACGATCGCACGCCGTGGCTGTCCGAGGTAGAGGTGCCCAAGCCCCGGTAGCAGAATACTCAAGAGTACGGCGGCCCAGCGACGGGAGTGGAACTCGCCGTCCCGGGGAGCTCCTGCAGCGACGATCGACGAAGTCATTCGAGATGCGGGAGACGTTGCCCGTGGCCACCTATTGCTGCCCGGCGAATTCGCGGAACTCCGGCCCGGCCAGTCGCAGGTTTTCGCGGAGGTAAGCGCGCAGGCGCTGGCCCGGCGCGTCCGGCTTTGCGCCACCGAGGTGGGTCTGCAGCAGGGTTTCCATGCCGAACAGGTAGGCTTCGCGCGGCACCGGATCCGACGGCGAATGCCCACCGCCAGGTTCGACCAGCAGGCTGAGCGGGCGCCCGGTCGCTTGCAACGTTGCAGCGTAGTGCAGCACTTCACGGATCGCCACCGTGCGGTCGGCGCCACCGGCCATGATCAGCAGGGGCCTTTGCATATTTGCGGCGTTCACCAACGGCGACTGTGCATGCAGACGCGCATAGGTCGCAGCATCGGTCGCATCCAGTGACAGCGCCGCCAGCGTGTGCTTGAGAGAACGATCCGGCAGATCGCCCTGGTCGCCGACTTCGACCAGCCAACGCATCGTCCATCCCAGGTCCGCTGGCGGTGAACCGGCCACGCCGACCTTGAACAGCTCGGGCTGAAAGGTCAGGCCCAGCAGCGTGGAATAGCCACCGAACGAATGACCGACGATGCCGACCAGGTCCTTGTCGCCGATGCCCTGCGCCAGCAGCCAGCGCACGCCCTCGACGATGTCCTGCTGCACGCGTCCGTTGCCGTAGTCGCCGTTCGACGCGAACGTGTACGCGCGTCCATGCCCGGTGGAACCGCGGAAGTTCGACTGGAACACCACGTAGCCGCGGTTGGCGAGGAACTGGGCGGTGCCGTCGTAGCCGGCGCGGAAGTGGTTGATCGGGCCACCGTGCACCTGCGCGATGAGTGGCGCGCGCGCGGCGTCCACGCCCGGGGGCAGCAGCACGAAGCCGTGCACACGCGTGCCGTCGGGCGCGGTGTAGGCAATGGCGAGCTTGCGCGCCAACGCGGTTTCCTTCGGCGAACCAGCAGTGATACCGGGGTCGTCGAGGATGCGCCGAAGATTCCCGTTGCGCGGGTCGTACAGGTACCAGCGTGGATCGCGCAGGGTCGGCGCGCGTTCGCTCACCAGCCAGCGCGCGGACGGGCCGTTGCCTGCTTGCAGGGCGATGTCGCGGCCCGGGAATTTCTTCGCGATGTCAGAGACGATGGCCTGCGCTTCGCCAATGCCGTAGGTCGCGGCAATGGTGCTGCGGTAGCTCGCTGCCAGCGGCTCCTGGGTGCGCGGATCGACCACCACCTCATCGAGGTCGGCCTCGCCGCGCGGATCCCGATGCAGCGTCTGCAACATGTCGTTCGCGTCCAACCGCATCACGCGGCGGAAATTCCCATCGGATCCACCGCCGGGATTGCCGGTCATCAGCAGGCTGCCGTCGGCGCGCACCGTCAGCAGATCCAACCGCTGCATCGGTTCCAGACGCAGCGCTTCACGCAGTTCGCCGTCCGCGCGCAAGCGATACAGCACGTCGAATGCACCTTCGAAACGCGTCAGCGCGACGACGCGGCCCTGTGCGTCCAGCGCGACGTCATGGATCCAGCGCGCATCCTCGCGCAGCAGGGTGCGCTTGCCGTGCGCGTCCATGCGCACCACGCGCCAGCGTTCGCCGGTGCCGGCGGCGACGCGTTCGCCCAGCAGCACCGCAGCCGGCTGCGAGGGATCGCGCTTGATCACCCGCCGCCGTTCGCGGCCGCCCAGCGGCACACGCACGCCGGTGCGACCATCGGCACCCACGATGGTGAGCACACGCGAAGCGCGCAGGAACAACCAGCGGCCGTCGCGCGACCACATCACCTCTTCGGCCTGGGTGCTACCGACCAGCAGGCGCGGGTTGTCGCCGCTGGCCGATAGCAGCCACAGCTCGCGCGAATCCTTCTGCTCGCGCAGGTACGCCACCGCATCGCCGGCCGGCGACAGCTCGGCGGCCACCAGCGTGCGATTTTCGAGGAACGCCGTGCGCGGCAAGCGTGGCGCGCGCGGCAGTTCGCGTTGAGCGGCTTCCGCAGCGCGCAGACTCTCAGCGGCCTGCGCTGGCAAGACACGCGGTGTAAGCAGCAGAACGCACAGCACTGGCGTGCCGCACAAGGTTCGGAACGTCGTCATCGTCTTTCCGTTCCTGCTCATGCAGAAACCGGCAGGATTTCGCGCCGCGGATACATGAGCCATAGACTGACCAGCGCCGGCAAGCCGACCACGCCACACAACAACACCCAGCCCCAGCGACCGCGTGGTGAATGCCTCTGCCGGCCGG encodes the following:
- a CDS encoding abscisic acid-deficient protein Aba4 family protein; the encoded protein is MRRNFWLGAAVAFFVWENIAITRWFAAHPSLREGLAHAWATLQQDGLIQLVWIDMTVFTLAALGWMWQDATARHVSRLHRTAWLLATVIFGCPGLLIYIAFRSNYRQADHSSPSPTRTVQ
- a CDS encoding GNAT family protein; protein product: MRPFRLSDGPSVERLAGMREVADTTLMIPHPYPIGGGSLWIADHAAAWARRENLTLAVCAHASPDELIGAINLHMSLTHSHGEIGYWMSVMNWGHGFATEAAKALVGYAFDTVALHRVQARHFTRNVASGRVLQKLGMRREGVHRDAFRRFGRFEDVTVYAVLASEWNGAPEDPRSELPNDR
- a CDS encoding VOC family protein codes for the protein MQVKRIIANIPASEPSTVDEFYRNVLGLDLVMDHGWIRTYAGVAQMTVQISFASQGGSGTPVPDLSIEVDDLDEALRRVHKNGIPVEYGPASEPWGVRRFYARDPLGRLINILQHEESVAP
- a CDS encoding S41 family peptidase, coding for MTTWFFRARIRHAASIGVLLMLLPIGRLVAQAPAPKLGAKERASALQAIERSIDSIYVFPELRPKIIARLEQSRRSHRYDVSDAALFAQRITEDLDAAAHDGHLYLMNDPEQYAALSAPPESSNGLDAYREAIATRNHSGLTKLEILPGNIRYLRLEHFQWIPGATQVAYDDAGRFLKDGDAVIIDLRGNGGGSSDAADYFSKTFLPPDRDPVRALLPQSRERDPRWQGKPLYLLVDGGVVSAAEAVSYGAQQEKTAIIVGSTTYGAANNNKKIPIAPRFVLSVSYNRPVHPISGTNWEGVGVKPDIPVAGAAALDAAELDALDRLQAGANVPAERLAEYRWARVAIQARLHPVQVGAEQLEAMAGTYGTIVLKNSPAGLRFFRADRPKRPQGVLMTPLDGEGLFGIDGYDDLRARVTATGIVLFHGAPDQQEVFPRTGSSSL
- the lepB gene encoding signal peptidase I; translation: MTSSIVAAGAPRDGEFHSRRWAAVLLSILLPGLGHLYLGQPRRAIVVFIVLQAWVAALASLMVVAPTAPLRFALLVLLFAGALAVLIKRHILEAYRFPGEAMAPTILPGDFLMRDFQLIVNGVPAREPYPHAARGDGSLTAPEFEWQRRHLLGGADPAAYRPTYGTWGPLVVPDGAYFLLGDDRANSLDSRHRGFIPTEALVGRPVWIYFSRDPDTGTIRSRAK
- a CDS encoding alpha/beta fold hydrolase, whose amino-acid sequence is MTTFRTLCGTPVLCVLLLTPRVLPAQAAESLRAAEAAQRELPRAPRLPRTAFLENRTLVAAELSPAGDAVAYLREQKDSRELWLLSASGDNPRLLVGSTQAEEVMWSRDGRWLFLRASRVLTIVGADGRTGVRVPLGGRERRRVIKRDPSQPAAVLLGERVAAGTGERWRVVRMDAHGKRTLLREDARWIHDVALDAQGRVVALTRFEGAFDVLYRLRADGELREALRLEPMQRLDLLTVRADGSLLMTGNPGGGSDGNFRRVMRLDANDMLQTLHRDPRGEADLDEVVVDPRTQEPLAASYRSTIAATYGIGEAQAIVSDIAKKFPGRDIALQAGNGPSARWLVSERAPTLRDPRWYLYDPRNGNLRRILDDPGITAGSPKETALARKLAIAYTAPDGTRVHGFVLLPPGVDAARAPLIAQVHGGPINHFRAGYDGTAQFLANRGYVVFQSNFRGSTGHGRAYTFASNGDYGNGRVQQDIVEGVRWLLAQGIGDKDLVGIVGHSFGGYSTLLGLTFQPELFKVGVAGSPPADLGWTMRWLVEVGDQGDLPDRSLKHTLAALSLDATDAATYARLHAQSPLVNAANMQRPLLIMAGGADRTVAIREVLHYAATLQATGRPLSLLVEPGGGHSPSDPVPREAYLFGMETLLQTHLGGAKPDAPGQRLRAYLRENLRLAGPEFREFAGQQ